Proteins encoded in a region of the Anopheles ziemanni chromosome 2, idAnoZiCoDA_A2_x.2, whole genome shotgun sequence genome:
- the LOC131294730 gene encoding uncharacterized protein LOC131294730, whose amino-acid sequence MLPYSSYAAAIQQIQSLNHELAMFNHHGVRYGQHPDPGVATLGGSYFGLNNWSLPFSFLKSVHRPEKPPFSYIALIAMAISSAPDQRLTLSGIYKYIMDNFPYYRENRQGWQNSIRHNLSLNDCFIKVPRDKASGAKGGGGQQADDPSGGSDGVAGGAAGKGSYWMLDPSANDMFEQGNYRRRRTRRQRNAKMILNGHFQGSPFALAFPPAGPPVDFMGPSSSVVHLQQESIGSREHRHDASDLHHLIVRNDLIQQVDLADPASVLLGAAGCYHPAFGHGPSSTSAALLRRCSGMPPPSSPDGSSTASAGLSLAGTAGDNGSVHGEDQLGRGWMQESDFETSSSAADAVGNRRTRSPEETDIQGVSEDLNCILEEADFGQPRRESLSNGVAMDDGEAQRAVNSENAHTSRHRRKRSPKSVNYWSQSTPNFGSNQLDAFLLNELSSLRVKGCDVATSLYAIPEGRSSSDRSGPFTAAHSALGFTTHELQGTPPLKPTFPKQTIGVESRTSSATPSSATLASLERLVTGTGNDANVNSPPTAAGNGCPLGTDSPKASTIPTDCCGKGTKVGGLKSSNFTIESIMRRD is encoded by the exons ATGCTACCGTACAGTTCGTACGCGGCAGCGATACAACAAATTCAGAGCCTTAACCACGAGCTGGCAATGTTCAACCACCACGGAGTCCGCTACGGACAGCACCCCGACCCGGGTGTGGCCACCCTGGGTGGTTCATACTTTGGGCTGAACAACTGGTCGCTGCCGTTTTCGTTCCTGAAGTCCGTCCACCGGCCGGAAAAGCCACCCTTTTCCTACATTGCGTTGATTGCGATGGCCATCAGCAGTGCCCCGGACCAGCGGTTGACATTGAGCGGTATCTACAAGTACATCATGGATAA TTTCCCGTACTACCGTGAAAACCGCCAGGGTTGGCAGAACTCCATCCGCCACAACCTTTCGCTGAACGATTGCTTCATCAAGGTGCCGAGGGATAAGGCGTCCGGAGCCAAGGGTGGGGGCGGTCAGCAAGCGGACGATCCATCGGGTGGATCCGACGGTGTCGCAGGTGGGGCCGCCGGCAAAGGCAGCTACTGGATGCTGGACCCGTCGGCGAACGATATGTTCGAGCAGGGCAATTACCGCCGCCGGAGAACGCGCCGCCAGCGGAATGCCAAAATGATCCTGAACGGCCACTTTCAG GGCTCGCCGTTTGCATTAGCATTTCCGCCGGCGGGACCTCCGGTGGATTTTATGGGCCCGTCGTCATCCGTCGTGCACCTGCAGCAGGAGAGCATCGGGTCGAGGGAACACCGGCACGACGCCTCCGATCTCCATCATCTGATAGTGCGCAATGATTTGATCCAGCAGGTCGACCTGGCGGATCCGGCGTCGGTGCTGCTCGGCGCCGCCGGGTGCTACCATCCGGCCTTTGGCCACGGACCATCGTCTACGTCGGCGGCATTGCTGCGGCGTTGCTCCGGGATGCCGCCTCCGTCATCGCCGGATGGTTCGTCCACCGCTTCAGCCGGGCTTTCATTAGCGGGAACTGCCGGCGATAACGGAAGTGTGCACGGTGAAGACCAATTGGGTAGGGGATGGATGCAGGAATCCGATTTTGAAACTTCTTCTTCAGCCGCAGACGCTGTGGGGAATCGAAGGACGAGATCCCCTGAAGAAACGGACATTCAAGGAGTCAGTGAAGATTTGAACTGTATTCTGGAGGAAGCCGATTTTGGACAACCACGCAGGGAGAGTCTCTCCAATGGTGTCGCAATGGACGATGGTGAGGCGCAGCGAGCAGTAAATAGTGAAAATGCACATACTTCAAGACATCGACGCAAGCGTTCCCCAAAAAGTGTTAATTACTGGAGTCAATCAACGCCCAACTTCGGCTCAAATCAGCTGGATGCGTTTTTACTGAACGAACTTAGTAGCCTGAGAGTGAAAGGCTGCGATGTAGCTACATCCTTGTACGCCATCCCTGAAGGTCGATCAAGTTCCGACCGTTCCGGACCTTTTACAGCCGCACACTCGGCGTTAGGATTTACAACCCACGAGTTGCAAGGAACTCCACCGTTGAAGCCCACCTTCCCGAAACAAACCATCGGTGTGGAGTCGAGGACATCCTCGGCGACACCTTCCTCGGCGACATTGGCGTCTCTCGAGCGGCTGGTGACAGGTACCGGGAATGATGCGAATGTAAACAGCCCCCCAACGGCAGCAGGCAACGGATGTCCGCTCGGTACGGATAGTCCAAAAGCGTCCACCATCCCGACCGATTGCTGCGGAAAGGGGACGAAGGTTGGCGGTTTAAAGTCGAGCAACTTCACCATCGAAAGTATCATGCGGCGGGACTAG
- the LOC131281519 gene encoding RNA-binding motif protein, X-linked 2 yields MNPMTNMKNVLKLSEQDLKYGGKNSWHDQYRDSAWIFIGGLPYDLSEGDVICVFSQYGEIVNINLVRDKESGKSKGFAFICYEDQRSTILAVDNLNGIKLLGKTLRVDHVQDYKPPKENEKTDEETRKLYMEGCAPKAQKR; encoded by the exons ATGAATCCTATGAC AAATATGAAGAATGTGCTCAAACTAAGCGAGCAAGATCTAAAATATGGTGGAAAAAACTCTTGGCACGATCAGTACCGCGACAGCGCGTGGATATTTATCGGTGGACTGCCGTACGACCTAAGTGAGGGCGACGTGATATGCGTATTTTCGCAGTACGGTGAAATTGTAAACATCAACCTGGTGCGTGATAAGGAATCGGGAAAGTCTAAAGGCTTTGCTTTTATCTGCTATGAAGATCAACGTTCAACGATTCTTGCCGTGGATAATCTAAACGGTATCAAGCTGCTTGGCAAAACACTACGGGTCGATCATGTGCAGGATTACAAACCACCGAAGGAGAACGAAAAAACAGACGAGGAAACTCGCAAATTATACATGGAAGGCTGTGCTCCAAAGGCTCAGAAACGCTGA